Proteins from a single region of Eremothecium gossypii ATCC 10895 chromosome VI, complete sequence:
- the PKR1 gene encoding Pkr1p (Syntenic homolog of Saccharomyces cerevisiae YMR123W (PKR1)) — MSFFEALWDSVFQPGVPPVLVGATHVSFTLLLALLLALLWTTRNLHFMALSVIAAFLWATVSWFVRELARAEAKAAPTAAADEAVATGSWAAPRTAARLR; from the coding sequence ATGTCCTTCTTCGAGGCGCTGTGGGATAGTGTGTTTCAGCCCGGCGTGCCACCGGTGCTGGTGGGCGCGACGCACGTGTCGTTcacgctgctgctggcactactgctggcgctgctgtgGACGACGCGCAACCTGCACTTCATGGCGCTGTCTGTGATCGCGGCCTTCCTGTGGGCCACGGTGAGCTGGTTCGTGCgcgagctggcgcgcgcagaGGCGAAGGCCGCGCCTACGGCGGCCGCGGACGAGGCGGTGGCGACGGGCTCGTGGGCCGCGCCCCGGACGGCCGCGCGCCTGCGCTAG